A stretch of the Glutamicibacter sp. JL.03c genome encodes the following:
- a CDS encoding LOG family protein, translating into MSHIWPYLPARAVNITSLIEFDRLASEALAATSARGMGWRVHRVDLRERDSVLRSLDLSEAIFIDCEFSPQGRTLVQATGGLCMGSGQELPFSTGERGLYSPEELYSGIRTGSYEQVPDAKIYAYSQQHTAPAVRTSEDAMARTLHDHHIGQALVSEVYEGAFKDSPLIGVMGGHAMERGTPEYERTVELGQLIARAGYAVATGGGPGAMEAANAGAWLADYDPADVRVALEMLAAEPDAIHQRTGWARTALAVKERFPSARQSLGVPTWFYGHEPPNLFATRIAKFFTNSIREAILLEQSNGGLIVLPGAAGTVQEIFQDACENYYATGARVVPMVLLGREYWTTTMPAWPLLKALAAQRVMDDRIALVDTAAEAMEFIGSMGALRRRTRW; encoded by the coding sequence ATGTCGCACATCTGGCCCTATCTACCGGCACGGGCAGTGAATATCACCTCGCTGATCGAGTTCGATCGCTTGGCTTCCGAGGCGCTGGCCGCAACTTCGGCCCGGGGAATGGGTTGGCGGGTGCATCGCGTCGACCTGCGCGAGCGTGATTCCGTCCTGCGGTCCCTGGATCTTTCAGAAGCGATCTTCATCGACTGCGAATTCTCCCCGCAGGGCAGGACCTTGGTCCAGGCGACGGGCGGATTGTGCATGGGCTCGGGCCAGGAGCTTCCCTTCTCCACGGGTGAGCGGGGCTTGTATAGCCCAGAGGAACTGTATTCGGGAATCCGGACAGGAAGCTACGAACAGGTTCCGGACGCGAAGATCTACGCCTACTCGCAGCAGCACACGGCGCCAGCTGTGCGCACCTCCGAGGATGCGATGGCAAGGACACTGCACGATCATCACATCGGGCAGGCCCTCGTCTCGGAAGTCTACGAGGGCGCCTTCAAGGATTCCCCGTTGATTGGGGTGATGGGCGGCCACGCCATGGAGCGCGGGACACCCGAATACGAGCGCACCGTGGAACTCGGGCAACTTATTGCCCGGGCCGGTTACGCCGTCGCCACCGGCGGGGGACCGGGAGCCATGGAAGCGGCCAATGCGGGTGCATGGCTGGCGGACTACGATCCCGCGGACGTCCGGGTCGCCCTGGAAATGCTGGCTGCCGAGCCTGATGCCATTCATCAGCGCACAGGGTGGGCCCGCACCGCGCTCGCCGTCAAGGAGCGATTCCCCAGCGCCCGGCAATCACTGGGCGTGCCCACCTGGTTCTATGGCCATGAACCGCCGAATCTCTTCGCCACAAGAATCGCGAAGTTCTTCACCAACTCCATCCGGGAAGCAATCCTCCTGGAGCAGTCCAATGGCGGGTTGATCGTCCTGCCCGGGGCTGCCGGAACGGTCCAGGAGATCTTCCAGGATGCCTGCGAAAACTATTACGCCACCGGAGCCAGGGTGGTTCCCATGGTGCTGCTGGGGCGCGAATACTGGACCACGACCATGCCGGCGTGGCCCCTGCTCAAAGCGCTCGCCGCGCAGCGGGTCATGGACGACCGGATCGCCCTGGTGGACACGGCCGCCGAGGCGATGGAATTCATCGGTTCCATGGGCGCCTTGCGTCGACGCACGCGCTGGTGA
- a CDS encoding VIT1/CCC1 transporter family protein, whose amino-acid sequence MSNQSATEPTRAQIQRWRKYLADEVAEGAIYRTLAQKKTGQEKQILLGLAEAEARHEEHWRTKLGEQAKPVRPSLRRIILRFLARSFGSVFVLAMAQRSESNSPYRNDKDATAQMAADEQVHEEVVRALATAGRAQLSGNFRAAVFGANDGLVSNLALIMGIGATGVSSTFVLFSGIAGLLAGALSMAAGEFVSVRSQRELLTASRPTQVTLTAAPNLDLDSNELVLIYKARGMNDEDAEHRVAERMGLFTCDCNPSFSLNPEERAEELESEHEELGSATGAAATSFCLFASGAVIPILPYIFGLGGLTAVIISVVLVGIALMITGAIVGLLSGASPLKRGLRQLAIGWGAAAVTYCLGLLFDVQVA is encoded by the coding sequence ATGTCGAACCAGTCAGCAACCGAACCTACCCGCGCCCAGATCCAGCGCTGGCGAAAGTATCTGGCCGATGAAGTCGCCGAAGGCGCCATCTACCGCACCCTCGCGCAGAAGAAAACCGGACAGGAAAAGCAGATCCTGCTAGGTCTGGCTGAAGCCGAAGCCCGCCACGAAGAACACTGGCGAACCAAACTCGGCGAACAGGCCAAGCCGGTGCGCCCTTCATTGCGCCGCATCATCCTGCGTTTCCTGGCACGCAGCTTCGGCTCGGTCTTCGTCCTGGCCATGGCGCAGCGTTCCGAGAGCAATTCGCCGTACCGCAACGACAAGGACGCGACCGCGCAGATGGCCGCGGACGAACAGGTCCACGAAGAAGTAGTCCGCGCGCTGGCCACCGCGGGACGCGCCCAGCTCTCCGGCAACTTCCGTGCCGCGGTTTTTGGCGCCAATGACGGTTTGGTCTCGAACCTGGCGCTGATCATGGGCATCGGGGCCACCGGGGTTTCCTCGACCTTCGTGCTCTTCTCCGGCATCGCGGGACTATTGGCCGGTGCGCTATCCATGGCCGCTGGCGAGTTCGTCTCCGTGCGTTCCCAGCGTGAGCTGCTCACCGCCTCGCGCCCTACCCAAGTCACGCTGACCGCGGCGCCCAACCTCGATCTGGACTCCAACGAACTGGTGCTGATCTACAAGGCCCGCGGCATGAACGATGAAGATGCCGAACACCGCGTCGCGGAACGCATGGGCCTGTTCACCTGCGACTGCAACCCGTCCTTCTCCTTGAACCCCGAGGAACGCGCGGAGGAATTGGAAAGCGAACATGAGGAGCTCGGCTCGGCCACCGGCGCCGCGGCTACCTCATTCTGCCTTTTCGCTTCCGGCGCCGTGATTCCGATCCTGCCTTATATCTTCGGACTGGGCGGATTGACGGCAGTCATCATCTCCGTGGTCTTGGTTGGCATCGCCCTGATGATCACCGGTGCCATCGTCGGATTGCTCTCGGGCGCTTCGCCGCTCAAGCGGGGCCTGCGCCAGCTGGCTATCGGCTGGGGTGCCGCCGCGGTGACCTATTGCTTGGGTCTGCTCTTCGACGTACAGGTCGCCTGA
- a CDS encoding DinB family protein: MDHSKELLLEYLGDARQAVIYKAQGLSDRLARKPLTPTGTHILGVVHHLAITEYGYFGQCLGRSVDDPYIQNLLDAEDPQADFLPPAHLNANGIIGLYRDSILFSDAGIKSLPLDAPVEVPWWIRRRHTTLEQLVVHMIAETSRHAGHLDIVREQLDGFTGLRPEAPNLPDYSAAQWAEQFESINRLADGGSQL; the protein is encoded by the coding sequence ATGGACCACAGCAAAGAGCTCCTGCTCGAATACCTCGGCGACGCGCGCCAAGCCGTCATCTACAAAGCCCAGGGGCTCAGCGACCGGCTGGCCCGTAAACCGCTGACCCCCACCGGAACGCACATCCTTGGTGTCGTCCATCATCTGGCCATCACCGAATACGGGTATTTCGGGCAGTGCCTCGGCCGGAGCGTGGACGACCCCTACATCCAGAACCTGCTGGATGCCGAGGATCCGCAGGCCGACTTCCTGCCGCCGGCGCACTTGAACGCGAACGGGATCATCGGCCTGTATCGAGACTCGATCCTCTTCTCTGACGCCGGCATCAAGTCGCTGCCACTCGATGCGCCGGTCGAGGTGCCCTGGTGGATCCGGCGCCGGCACACCACGCTGGAACAACTCGTGGTGCATATGATCGCCGAGACCTCCCGGCACGCCGGCCACCTTGATATCGTGCGCGAGCAGCTCGATGGATTCACCGGGCTACGCCCAGAAGCACCCAACCTCCCTGACTACTCCGCTGCGCAGTGGGCCGAGCAATTCGAGTCCATCAACCGCCTTGCCGACGGCGGTAGCCAGCTGTAG
- a CDS encoding helix-turn-helix domain-containing protein: protein MKTLPVESSGTAINIGSRLRGVRQRQRMTIDQVAELSGLTKGFLSRVERDLTSPSVSTLLKLCEVLGIEVGNLFEVPETMLVRLEDAPRVSLGGEGITEQLVTPRSEKRVQMIRAEVAPKGVGEAELYSVDCELEVLHVIAGKFTLVLPEQRVELQAGDTMTFPGREPHSWENESDDVALVTWTLIL from the coding sequence ATGAAAACCCTGCCCGTGGAATCAAGCGGAACCGCGATCAATATTGGTTCGCGGTTGCGCGGGGTGCGTCAGCGGCAGCGGATGACCATCGACCAGGTAGCCGAGCTGTCCGGGCTGACCAAAGGGTTTCTCTCGCGCGTGGAACGGGATCTCACCAGTCCTTCGGTGTCAACGCTGCTGAAGTTGTGCGAAGTGCTTGGCATCGAGGTGGGCAACTTGTTTGAAGTGCCCGAGACGATGCTGGTGCGCTTGGAAGATGCGCCCCGGGTGTCGCTGGGCGGCGAAGGGATTACCGAGCAGCTGGTGACGCCGCGCAGTGAAAAGCGCGTGCAGATGATCCGTGCCGAAGTCGCTCCCAAGGGGGTCGGCGAGGCCGAGCTGTACTCCGTGGACTGCGAATTGGAAGTGCTGCATGTGATCGCCGGGAAGTTCACCCTGGTGCTGCCAGAGCAGCGCGTCGAGCTCCAAGCGGGGGACACCATGACTTTCCCGGGGCGCGAACCGCATAGCTGGGAGAACGAGTCGGACGATGTTGCCTTGGTGACGTGGACCTTGATCCTCTGA
- the speB gene encoding agmatinase has protein sequence MKEVRIEENGHLGPINAAVIPRYAGAGTYARLPRLDQVQNADIKIIGVPFDTGVSYRPGARFGANHVRESSRLIRPYNPATDTSPFAQSQVVDAGDLAVNPFNINEAIETIQDEALELTADGSSLVTIGGDHTIALPLLRAASQRAGAPVAMLHFDAHLDTWDTYFGAEYTHGTPFRRAVEEGILDTEAICHVGTRGPLYGKKDLEDDKRFGFGIVTSSDVYYQGVREIVDKLRDRIGNRPLYISVDIDVLDPAHAPGTGTPEAGGITSRELLEILRGLRGLNIVGADIVEVSPAYDHAELTGVAASHVTYDLISLISDFRSTQGLNKS, from the coding sequence ATGAAAGAAGTCCGCATCGAGGAAAACGGCCATCTGGGGCCGATCAATGCTGCAGTGATTCCTCGCTACGCAGGCGCTGGAACCTACGCCCGCCTGCCACGCCTGGACCAGGTGCAGAACGCCGACATCAAGATCATCGGTGTTCCTTTTGACACCGGCGTTTCCTACCGCCCCGGCGCCCGCTTCGGCGCCAACCACGTGCGCGAATCCTCGCGATTGATCCGCCCGTACAACCCGGCCACCGACACCTCGCCCTTCGCGCAGAGCCAGGTCGTGGACGCCGGCGACCTCGCGGTCAACCCGTTCAACATCAACGAGGCCATCGAGACCATCCAGGACGAGGCCCTGGAGCTAACCGCTGATGGCTCGAGCCTGGTCACCATCGGCGGCGACCACACCATCGCCCTGCCGCTGCTGCGCGCCGCCTCCCAGCGCGCCGGCGCGCCGGTGGCCATGCTGCACTTCGATGCCCACCTGGATACCTGGGACACCTACTTCGGCGCCGAATACACCCACGGCACCCCCTTCCGCCGTGCCGTGGAAGAAGGCATCCTGGACACCGAAGCCATCTGCCATGTGGGCACCCGCGGCCCGCTGTATGGCAAAAAGGACCTGGAAGATGACAAGCGCTTCGGCTTCGGCATCGTGACCAGCTCGGATGTGTACTACCAGGGCGTGCGCGAAATCGTCGACAAGCTGCGGGACCGCATCGGCAACCGCCCGCTGTACATCTCGGTGGACATCGACGTGCTGGATCCTGCCCACGCACCGGGCACCGGCACCCCGGAAGCCGGCGGCATCACCAGCCGCGAACTGCTCGAAATCCTGCGCGGCCTGCGCGGCCTGAACATCGTGGGCGCCGACATCGTCGAGGTCTCCCCGGCCTATGACCACGCGGAACTCACCGGTGTGGCCGCCAGCCACGTCACCTACGACCTGATCAGCCTGATCAGCGACTTCCGTTCCACCCAGGGGCTGAACAAGTCATGA
- a CDS encoding thiamine pyrophosphate-binding protein: MSEQPQRNGGDLVIETLTALGAKTVFGIPGQHALGLFDALSRSNLEFVSSRVENNSAFAADGYSRATGEVGVLFLSTGPGALTSLAGLQEAYATGVPMVVVASQIPLDGLGARRKGMLHQLDDQKASAANVTKFQQTVHHASGIPSAIQDAWARAITVPMGPVWVEVPQDVLLAQVMVPPVQDALAEAYEHPPREELVREAVNWLSDAQRPAIIAGGGVRRAGAQAELLAVAETLQAPVLCSPGGNGAFPWNHELSLQSWVEDRHATQVMEDADVLLVIGSALGEVTSNYFTLEPRGKMIQIDAEPRVLESNTPALGIRADAREALKFLDRDLRAAGFISQATWHGQDPARIVAQTLEKIQARLDEQDLAKERKFMADIRAAVPAQMQTFWDMTIAAYWGWSCWDTRGGQFHSAQGAGGLGFGFPSAIGGAIGTGQRVLAVSGDGSSMYSIAELATAKQHQAPVTWLIVDDGGYGILREYMQGAFGKATATELARPDFVALAQSFGVPAREVEVEQIGEALTEALAEQGPNVLVVKTLLKMFAPTHL, encoded by the coding sequence ATGAGCGAACAGCCTCAACGCAATGGCGGCGACCTGGTCATCGAGACCCTCACCGCGCTGGGCGCCAAAACGGTGTTCGGCATCCCCGGACAGCACGCCTTGGGGCTGTTCGACGCGCTGTCGCGTTCCAACCTGGAATTCGTCTCCTCGCGGGTGGAGAACAACTCGGCCTTCGCCGCCGACGGCTACTCCCGCGCCACCGGCGAAGTCGGCGTGCTCTTCCTCTCCACCGGCCCCGGGGCGCTGACCTCGCTGGCAGGATTGCAGGAAGCCTACGCCACTGGCGTGCCGATGGTCGTCGTGGCCAGCCAGATTCCCCTGGATGGGCTGGGCGCCCGCCGCAAGGGCATGCTGCACCAGCTTGATGACCAGAAGGCCTCGGCCGCGAACGTCACCAAGTTCCAGCAGACCGTGCACCATGCTTCGGGCATCCCTTCGGCGATCCAGGATGCCTGGGCCCGAGCCATCACCGTGCCCATGGGCCCGGTCTGGGTCGAGGTGCCGCAGGATGTGCTGCTGGCCCAGGTCATGGTCCCGCCGGTGCAGGACGCCTTGGCCGAAGCCTACGAGCACCCGCCGCGCGAGGAACTGGTCCGCGAAGCGGTCAATTGGCTGTCGGATGCCCAGCGCCCGGCCATTATCGCCGGCGGCGGCGTGCGCCGTGCCGGCGCGCAGGCTGAACTGCTGGCGGTGGCCGAAACCTTGCAGGCACCGGTGCTCTGCAGCCCCGGCGGCAACGGGGCTTTCCCCTGGAACCATGAGCTGTCCCTGCAGTCCTGGGTCGAGGACCGCCATGCCACGCAGGTCATGGAAGATGCCGACGTGCTGCTGGTCATTGGCTCGGCGCTGGGCGAAGTGACCAGCAACTACTTCACCCTGGAGCCGCGCGGCAAGATGATCCAGATCGATGCGGAACCGCGGGTGCTGGAGTCCAACACCCCGGCCCTGGGTATCCGCGCCGATGCCCGCGAAGCGCTGAAATTCCTTGATCGGGATCTGCGCGCCGCCGGGTTCATCTCGCAGGCCACCTGGCACGGCCAGGACCCTGCCCGCATCGTCGCCCAGACCCTGGAGAAGATCCAGGCACGCCTGGACGAGCAGGACCTGGCCAAGGAGCGCAAGTTCATGGCCGATATCCGCGCGGCCGTTCCGGCCCAGATGCAGACCTTCTGGGATATGACGATCGCGGCCTACTGGGGCTGGAGCTGCTGGGATACCCGGGGCGGGCAGTTCCACTCGGCGCAGGGCGCCGGCGGGCTCGGCTTCGGCTTCCCGTCGGCCATTGGCGGGGCCATCGGCACCGGCCAGCGCGTGCTGGCGGTCAGCGGCGACGGATCCTCGATGTATTCGATCGCGGAGCTGGCGACCGCCAAGCAGCATCAGGCCCCGGTGACCTGGCTGATCGTTGACGATGGCGGATACGGCATCCTGCGTGAATACATGCAGGGCGCTTTCGGCAAGGCGACGGCCACCGAGCTGGCCCGGCCGGACTTCGTGGCGCTGGCCCAGTCCTTCGGCGTACCGGCCCGCGAGGTAGAGGTCGAGCAGATCGGCGAAGCGCTCACCGAGGCGCTGGCCGAGCAGGGCCCTAACGTCCTCGTGGTCAAAACCCTGCTCAAGATGTTCGCCCCGACGCATCTGTAA
- a CDS encoding inositol monophosphatase family protein, whose translation MSEHQAICDNSRAEELRLAALSAARSAAELLRSTFRTSVHAEHKTSTHDLVTDIDRRSQQIITEALLASVPDSWVLGEEKIATQPGQAASGAVQWIVDPIDGTSNFVHGVAFFCISIAAAIDGHLVAAVIIDPISGDEFTANLQQALLNDVVLRPQSRPEQSRANLMTDYPGAESLGRDGDLALQLFGQWIEDFATVRRKVSAALALAHVAAGWCDATIGFDTKVWDVAAGAHLVRMAHGSFRGLSYGNSRLADHECPGFIAQGPGAAYPSLESAARQIHELRTGSGTQEI comes from the coding sequence GTGAGTGAGCATCAGGCAATCTGCGATAATTCCCGCGCCGAAGAACTGCGCCTGGCCGCCCTGTCCGCGGCGCGCAGCGCAGCAGAACTGCTGCGTTCGACTTTCCGCACGTCGGTGCATGCGGAGCACAAGACCAGCACCCATGACCTGGTCACGGACATCGACCGCCGCAGCCAGCAGATCATCACCGAAGCGCTGCTCGCCTCGGTCCCGGATTCATGGGTCCTGGGCGAGGAAAAGATCGCCACGCAGCCGGGACAAGCAGCATCCGGGGCGGTGCAGTGGATTGTCGACCCGATCGACGGGACCAGCAATTTCGTCCACGGCGTCGCCTTCTTCTGCATTTCCATTGCCGCCGCGATCGACGGCCACCTGGTGGCCGCGGTGATCATCGACCCGATCTCCGGTGACGAGTTCACCGCGAACCTGCAGCAGGCGCTGCTCAACGATGTCGTGCTGCGCCCGCAATCGCGCCCCGAGCAGTCCCGCGCCAACCTGATGACCGATTATCCCGGCGCGGAATCCTTAGGGCGGGACGGGGACTTGGCCTTGCAGCTCTTCGGGCAGTGGATCGAGGACTTCGCCACCGTTCGGCGGAAGGTCAGCGCCGCGCTGGCCTTGGCCCATGTGGCGGCCGGGTGGTGCGATGCCACGATCGGCTTTGATACCAAGGTCTGGGATGTGGCCGCCGGAGCGCATTTGGTGCGTATGGCCCACGGCAGCTTCCGCGGCCTGTCCTACGGGAACAGCCGATTGGCTGATCATGAATGCCCCGGCTTCATCGCCCAGGGTCCGGGCGCCGCTTACCCCTCGCTGGAGAGCGCCGCCCGGCAGATCCACGAGCTGCGCACCGGCAGCGGAACCCAAGAAATCTGA
- a CDS encoding GntR family transcriptional regulator, which translates to MSSMQPILPKASLTEQVTTMIRAAIVAGEMAPGQHYSAIGISEKLGVSRTPVREALQLLEKEGIVTVAKNRGVRVNQISLEDIVEVFQLRLAIEPPAAARGVINASDDDRARLAQLHAQMLQAGRSGDGRATLEADKEFHLCLLGLAGNKKLDGVVGQLRNLVLAHGQTTIPYARSSQELAGDREEIMAAILAKDAPAAAQAVRGHIMRTAQMLVRSICSRTEGLEPEPFLERLDDLSS; encoded by the coding sequence ATGAGTAGCATGCAACCGATACTGCCCAAGGCCTCGCTGACCGAGCAGGTCACCACGATGATCAGGGCAGCCATCGTGGCGGGGGAGATGGCACCGGGGCAGCATTACTCGGCGATCGGCATTTCCGAAAAGCTGGGGGTCTCGCGTACTCCTGTGCGCGAAGCGCTGCAGCTGCTGGAAAAAGAAGGCATCGTGACCGTGGCCAAGAACCGCGGTGTCCGGGTCAACCAGATCTCCCTGGAAGACATTGTCGAGGTCTTCCAGCTGCGACTGGCGATTGAACCGCCGGCTGCCGCGCGCGGGGTCATCAATGCCAGCGATGACGACCGGGCCCGATTGGCGCAGCTGCATGCGCAGATGCTGCAGGCGGGGCGCAGCGGCGACGGGCGCGCGACCTTGGAAGCCGACAAGGAATTCCACCTCTGCTTGCTGGGGCTGGCCGGGAACAAGAAGCTTGACGGCGTAGTGGGGCAGCTGCGCAATCTGGTGCTGGCGCATGGCCAGACCACCATCCCTTATGCGCGAAGCAGCCAAGAGCTGGCAGGGGACCGCGAAGAAATCATGGCGGCGATCCTCGCCAAGGACGCCCCGGCCGCCGCCCAGGCGGTGCGCGGGCACATCATGCGCACCGCGCAGATGCTGGTCCGCTCGATCTGTTCGCGGACCGAAGGGCTGGAACCCGAACCGTTCCTGGAGCGACTGGACGACCTGTCGTCCTAG